In Thauera sp. JM12B12, one DNA window encodes the following:
- the dctP gene encoding TRAP transporter substrate-binding protein DctP, with the protein MTRNRFVMATLAASLLSLSTWASAQDLKLSHVRPQGSTADNDVRALVTDIGKNSALKVEIFPANALGDYTVVQERIAVGAIDMALQPAAAAGNRRMQLGVFPYLANDWEEARKIFGKGSALRDAMEQMFEQQGIRVLAAYPVYFGGIALNKSPVAPEDPQAAKGLKLRVPPIKSFQLTGNALGYISTPLPFSEAFTAVQTGVVDGVLGSGAEGYYASFRDVTKYYLAANTHFEIWYLLMNAEKYASLDAPTRGALDQAAARFETERWTKAEADQAENEKKLEEAGAKIIRPSKEALAAHAQKIRAEVWPEIVKDVGEGFAKPILDKLAR; encoded by the coding sequence ATGACCCGCAACCGCTTCGTCATGGCGACGCTCGCCGCAAGCCTTCTGAGCCTGAGCACCTGGGCCAGCGCACAGGACCTCAAGCTCAGCCATGTCCGCCCACAGGGCAGCACGGCCGATAACGACGTACGTGCGCTGGTTACCGACATCGGCAAGAACAGCGCCTTGAAGGTCGAGATCTTTCCCGCGAATGCCCTCGGCGATTACACGGTCGTGCAGGAGCGGATCGCCGTCGGTGCAATCGACATGGCGCTTCAGCCAGCGGCTGCCGCGGGCAACCGACGCATGCAGCTCGGCGTTTTTCCCTATCTTGCCAATGACTGGGAGGAGGCCCGGAAGATCTTCGGCAAGGGTTCCGCACTGCGGGATGCAATGGAGCAGATGTTCGAGCAGCAGGGCATCAGGGTTCTGGCGGCCTATCCGGTTTACTTCGGTGGAATCGCGCTCAACAAGTCGCCTGTTGCCCCGGAGGACCCGCAAGCGGCCAAGGGACTGAAGCTCCGCGTTCCTCCCATCAAGAGTTTTCAGCTGACCGGTAATGCGCTCGGATACATCAGTACGCCGCTTCCCTTCTCGGAGGCATTCACCGCCGTCCAGACCGGTGTCGTCGACGGTGTACTGGGCTCTGGTGCCGAGGGCTATTACGCATCGTTCCGCGACGTGACCAAGTATTACCTCGCAGCCAATACGCACTTCGAGATCTGGTACCTGCTGATGAACGCAGAGAAGTACGCCAGTCTCGATGCGCCGACGAGGGGCGCGCTCGATCAGGCAGCCGCCAGATTCGAAACCGAGCGCTGGACCAAGGCGGAGGCCGATCAGGCGGAGAACGAGAAGAAACTCGAGGAAGCGGGCGCGAAGATCATTCGCCCGTCGAAGGAGGCCCTGGCCGCCCATGCGCAGAAGATCCGTGCCGAGGTGTGGCCGGAGATCGTCAAGGACGTGGGTGAAGGCTTTGCCAAGCCCATCCTGGACAAGCTCGCCCGCTGA
- a CDS encoding FAD-dependent oxidoreductase — protein sequence MQTSVDTLVVGGGVVGTSIAYGLARAGERVVLLDEGDDAYRAARGNFGLVWVQGKGLGNPDYARWTRRAATAWDRFAGLLMEDTGVDVELRQIGGMTMALDEDELVRKAADLGALRASLGGDYPFEILDGSAVRRLIPQAGPEVLGAVFCPEDGHVSPLRLLRALLEGFRRNGGALAAGSRVRHIEPSGGGFLAHLVGGGTHAAARIVLAAGLGNRELAPMVGLSAPVVPNRGQILVSERLRPFLSHPTLYVRQTGEGVVQIGDSKEDVGFDDTTSIDQLSRIADRAVRCFPLLSQVNVVRSWGALRVMTPDGFPIYQASTAFPGAFVVTCHSGITLAPVHAHALTSWMRGGPEPDEIRPFKAERFNA from the coding sequence TTGCAGACATCCGTTGATACGCTCGTCGTCGGTGGCGGGGTGGTTGGAACCTCGATTGCCTATGGCTTGGCGCGAGCAGGTGAGCGCGTCGTGCTGCTCGACGAGGGCGATGATGCGTATCGCGCTGCGCGCGGCAATTTCGGTTTGGTGTGGGTGCAGGGTAAAGGTCTGGGCAATCCGGATTACGCGCGCTGGACACGCCGTGCGGCTACTGCCTGGGATCGATTCGCCGGACTCCTGATGGAGGACACAGGGGTTGATGTCGAACTGCGCCAGATTGGGGGCATGACGATGGCGCTCGACGAGGACGAACTCGTCCGGAAGGCTGCGGATCTGGGCGCTCTCCGCGCCAGCCTCGGCGGCGACTATCCGTTCGAGATCCTCGACGGTAGCGCAGTCCGGCGCCTGATTCCGCAGGCGGGCCCGGAGGTCCTCGGTGCAGTTTTCTGCCCCGAGGACGGACACGTGAGCCCGCTCCGTCTGTTGCGTGCCCTCCTGGAAGGCTTCCGACGCAATGGTGGAGCGCTCGCCGCAGGTAGTCGGGTTCGCCATATCGAGCCCAGCGGTGGTGGTTTCCTGGCGCACCTCGTCGGCGGAGGTACCCACGCCGCGGCGCGGATCGTGCTCGCAGCGGGGCTGGGCAACCGGGAACTTGCGCCCATGGTCGGCCTGAGTGCGCCGGTCGTGCCGAATCGCGGACAGATCCTCGTCAGCGAGCGCCTGCGGCCCTTCCTGAGTCATCCGACCCTGTATGTCAGGCAGACCGGGGAGGGTGTGGTCCAGATCGGTGACTCGAAGGAGGACGTCGGCTTCGATGACACCACGAGCATCGATCAACTGTCGCGGATTGCCGACCGGGCTGTGCGCTGCTTTCCGCTCCTGTCCCAGGTCAATGTGGTGCGCAGTTGGGGGGCGCTGCGCGTAATGACGCCGGACGGATTTCCGATCTACCAGGCGTCGACCGCCTTTCCCGGCGCTTTTGTCGTGACCTGTCACAGCGGCATCACGCTTGCCCCGGTCCACGCGCATGCCCTCACATCGTGGATGCGTGGCGGACCGGAGCCGGACGAGATCCGGCCCTTCAAGGCGGAGAGATTCAATGCTTAA
- a CDS encoding TRAP transporter large permease: MVEVAMLSLLILVLTLSIGVPLPFCFGAALMVMSVIGGVTMKGTMLWGLGQLANPILLAIPLFILAGTLMSVSGLAASLLRLVNIFIGHVRGGLGVVATFSCALIGAISGSGLTGVAAIGPLLIPEMVRQGYPRGYASALVSCSSVLGLLIPPSVTMIVYGWVTDTSILAAFLATLGPGLLITLNLAVVNLVLARRFDLKLDAKPDFTTLVVETRKRTVHALPALLMPFIILGGIYGGILTPTEAAAVAVIYAIPVGFWIYKGLTWQTLLESGKESATAVGAIMLMILFSLILSQMFVLESIPQKLVKVIFDFTQNELLILLLVNVLLFVVGMIVNDVTAIILIAPLLLPLMKAIGVDPVHFAAIIGVNTALGGITPPYASILYMGARVGGAKVVEVIRPAMTFLIFAFLPTVLVTTFWPELSLFFPRLFGY, encoded by the coding sequence ATGGTTGAAGTGGCAATGCTTTCGCTGCTGATCCTGGTGCTTACCCTGAGCATCGGCGTTCCGCTGCCATTCTGTTTCGGTGCCGCCCTCATGGTCATGAGCGTGATCGGGGGCGTCACGATGAAGGGAACGATGCTCTGGGGGCTCGGGCAACTCGCCAACCCGATCCTGCTCGCGATTCCGCTGTTCATCCTGGCGGGCACCCTGATGAGCGTGAGCGGGCTGGCCGCCTCCCTTCTAAGGCTCGTGAATATATTCATTGGGCATGTACGTGGCGGGCTTGGCGTGGTGGCCACCTTCAGCTGTGCGCTGATCGGGGCGATCTCGGGCAGTGGTCTCACGGGTGTTGCGGCGATCGGTCCCCTGCTGATCCCGGAAATGGTCCGTCAAGGCTATCCGCGAGGGTATGCCTCGGCCCTCGTCTCGTGCTCGTCGGTGCTCGGTCTGCTGATTCCGCCCAGCGTGACGATGATCGTGTATGGCTGGGTCACCGATACGTCGATTCTGGCCGCTTTCCTGGCCACCCTCGGGCCGGGCCTGCTGATCACCTTGAACCTCGCTGTAGTCAATCTGGTTCTGGCGCGCAGATTCGACCTGAAGCTCGATGCAAAACCGGACTTCACCACGCTTGTCGTCGAGACGCGCAAGCGCACGGTGCATGCGCTGCCAGCCCTCCTCATGCCCTTCATCATCCTGGGCGGTATCTATGGCGGGATCCTCACGCCCACTGAAGCTGCGGCCGTTGCGGTGATCTATGCGATCCCCGTGGGCTTCTGGATCTACAAGGGGCTGACCTGGCAGACCTTGCTGGAATCCGGCAAGGAGTCCGCTACCGCGGTCGGCGCAATCATGCTGATGATCCTGTTCAGCCTGATCCTGAGCCAGATGTTCGTGCTCGAGTCCATCCCGCAGAAGCTCGTGAAGGTCATCTTCGATTTCACCCAGAACGAGTTGCTGATCCTGCTCCTGGTCAACGTGCTGCTGTTCGTCGTCGGCATGATCGTCAACGACGTCACAGCGATCATCCTGATCGCTCCGCTGCTGCTGCCTCTGATGAAGGCGATCGGCGTGGATCCGGTCCATTTCGCCGCAATCATCGGCGTCAATACCGCGCTCGGCGGCATCACGCCCCCCTATGCCTCGATTCTTTACATGGGAGCCCGGGTGGGCGGCGCCAAGGTCGTCGAGGTAATTCGTCCCGCCATGACGTTCCTGATTTTCGCGTTCCTTCCTACCGTTCTCGTCACCACCTTCTGGCCCGAATTGTCGCTGTTCTTCCCCCGCCTGTTCGGCTACTAA